A stretch of the Streptomyces ortus genome encodes the following:
- a CDS encoding glycoside hydrolase family 2 TIM barrel-domain containing protein, translating to MRRDHLLTLRPWESPETTSWQRLPMNAVDRRSGALSLDGSWHFQLLSSPTGASGEWTLADVPGVWTMQSAVTTQGTADLPQYTNVRMPFADFPPHVPAANPTGVYERSVDIPAEWAGRRVVLQVGAAESVLLVHVNGRPVGLSKDSHLAAEFDLTDVVRPGDPATVRFTVVKWSDASHIEDQDQWWHAGITRSVLLYATDPLHLSDVTVRAPRDGRLRVDCTVRDTAGPLPAGWYVTAALDGQLLSQDTEFDRLNAEDMRVSDFHGEARLRTVVRDVRPWTAETPELYDLAVRLHRADGSIADSSHHRVGFRDVEIVGRDLLVNGERVFVRGVNRHDFHPLTGRTVTADDMRADLVVLKRFGFNAVRTSHYPNDPTLYDLTDELGLYVVDEANIESHDHAHEIADDPRYLPAFVDRVSRMVLRDKNHPSVIIWSLGNESDYGANHDAAAGWVRRHDPTRPIQYEGAAKIDWADEKLASDIACPMYAPIEDCVAHALSGRQTKPLIQCEYSHAMGNSNGTLADTWAAIESTPGLQGGFIWEFWDHGILQRVDDGRPAGRAGVGLYGNGVTSPGHRWAYGGDFGEAIHDGAFIADGVVFPDRTPKPVMYEHREIAGPVRLTYDEGVLRVHNRQHFRGLEWLAAEWLLSGADGTTRRAAASLPEVPPGGSAEVALPFPPPEPSAGETWLTLRVTTADDEAWAPLGTEVCVPQVRLAAAVADAPPEPAAGPAVTLDGDALLVHPLLTSAPRLSLWRAPTDNDELGGMAARWHDWGLDALVRKVVDVSEEGSRVVVRSEYATGAGPVHHEQVFTPVTGGIRVEESAELPEGLDDVARVGTVFETVPGLDVLDWYGQGPWESYPDRAAGAPVGHHSLAVDELFTPYLRPQESGGRHGVRRFTLSAPDATGLAVELGVPGQVSVNRYRAEDLAAAAHHDELVPRPGCVVHVDAAHRGLGTASCGPDTSAGYRVAAGGHRWGWTLRVL from the coding sequence ATGCGACGCGACCACCTGCTCACCCTGCGGCCCTGGGAGTCACCGGAGACGACCTCCTGGCAGCGGCTGCCGATGAACGCGGTGGACCGGCGTTCCGGCGCGCTGTCCCTGGACGGCTCCTGGCACTTCCAGCTGCTGTCCTCGCCGACCGGCGCGTCGGGCGAGTGGACCCTCGCGGACGTGCCGGGCGTGTGGACCATGCAGAGCGCGGTGACCACGCAGGGCACCGCCGACCTGCCCCAGTACACGAACGTCCGGATGCCGTTCGCCGACTTTCCGCCGCACGTGCCCGCCGCGAACCCGACGGGCGTGTACGAGCGGTCCGTGGACATCCCCGCCGAGTGGGCGGGCCGCCGGGTCGTCCTCCAGGTCGGCGCGGCCGAGAGCGTGCTCCTCGTCCATGTGAATGGCCGGCCGGTCGGCCTCTCCAAGGACTCCCACCTGGCGGCCGAGTTCGACCTCACGGACGTCGTACGCCCCGGGGACCCGGCCACCGTACGGTTCACCGTCGTCAAGTGGTCCGACGCCTCGCACATCGAGGACCAGGACCAGTGGTGGCACGCGGGCATCACGCGTTCGGTCCTGCTGTACGCCACCGACCCGCTGCATCTCTCGGACGTGACCGTGCGGGCGCCGCGGGACGGACGGCTGCGGGTCGACTGCACGGTGCGCGACACGGCGGGACCGCTCCCGGCGGGCTGGTACGTCACGGCGGCCCTGGACGGTCAACTCCTCTCCCAGGACACGGAGTTCGACCGTCTCAACGCCGAGGACATGCGGGTGTCCGACTTCCACGGCGAGGCGCGGCTGCGGACCGTCGTCCGGGACGTCCGCCCGTGGACCGCCGAGACACCCGAGCTGTACGACCTGGCCGTACGGCTGCACCGGGCCGACGGCTCGATCGCCGACAGCTCGCACCACCGGGTCGGTTTCCGGGACGTCGAGATCGTCGGCCGGGACCTGCTGGTCAACGGCGAGCGCGTCTTCGTACGGGGCGTGAACCGGCACGACTTCCACCCGCTGACCGGCCGCACGGTCACCGCGGACGACATGCGCGCCGACCTCGTCGTCCTCAAACGGTTCGGCTTCAACGCGGTCCGCACCTCCCACTACCCGAACGACCCCACGCTGTACGACCTCACCGACGAGCTGGGCCTGTACGTGGTGGACGAGGCGAACATCGAGTCGCACGACCACGCCCACGAGATCGCCGACGACCCGCGCTATCTGCCCGCGTTCGTGGACCGGGTCTCGCGCATGGTCCTGCGGGACAAGAACCACCCCTCGGTCATCATCTGGTCACTGGGCAACGAGTCCGACTACGGCGCCAACCACGACGCGGCGGCGGGCTGGGTACGGCGCCACGACCCGACCCGGCCGATCCAGTACGAGGGGGCCGCCAAGATCGACTGGGCGGACGAGAAGCTCGCCTCCGACATCGCCTGCCCGATGTACGCCCCCATCGAGGACTGCGTGGCACACGCCCTGTCGGGCCGGCAGACCAAGCCCCTCATCCAGTGCGAGTACTCGCACGCCATGGGCAACAGCAACGGCACGCTCGCCGACACCTGGGCAGCCATCGAGTCCACGCCGGGTCTTCAGGGCGGTTTCATCTGGGAGTTCTGGGACCACGGCATCCTCCAGCGGGTGGACGACGGACGACCGGCCGGACGGGCCGGCGTGGGCCTGTACGGCAACGGTGTCACCTCACCGGGCCACCGCTGGGCGTACGGCGGCGACTTCGGCGAGGCGATCCACGACGGGGCCTTCATCGCCGACGGCGTGGTGTTCCCCGACCGCACCCCCAAGCCCGTGATGTACGAGCACCGGGAGATCGCGGGGCCGGTCCGGCTGACGTACGACGAGGGGGTGCTGCGGGTGCACAACCGGCAGCACTTCCGGGGCCTTGAGTGGCTGGCCGCCGAGTGGCTGCTCTCGGGCGCCGACGGTACGACGCGGCGCGCGGCTGCCTCGCTGCCGGAGGTGCCGCCGGGCGGGTCGGCGGAGGTGGCGCTGCCGTTCCCGCCGCCCGAGCCCTCCGCCGGTGAGACCTGGCTGACGTTGCGGGTGACCACCGCGGACGACGAGGCGTGGGCGCCGCTCGGCACGGAGGTGTGCGTACCTCAGGTCCGGCTGGCCGCCGCGGTCGCCGACGCGCCGCCGGAGCCCGCGGCCGGTCCGGCCGTCACGCTGGACGGGGACGCGCTGCTGGTCCATCCGCTGCTGACATCGGCGCCGCGGCTCTCGCTGTGGCGGGCACCCACCGACAACGACGAGCTGGGCGGCATGGCGGCGCGCTGGCACGACTGGGGTCTCGACGCTCTCGTACGCAAGGTCGTGGACGTGAGTGAGGAGGGCTCGCGGGTCGTGGTGCGCAGCGAGTACGCGACCGGGGCCGGGCCAGTCCACCACGAGCAGGTGTTCACCCCCGTCACCGGCGGGATCCGGGTCGAGGAGTCGGCCGAACTGCCGGAAGGGCTCGACGACGTGGCCAGGGTCGGTACGGTCTTCGAGACTGTCCCCGGGCTCGATGTCCTGGACTGGTACGGGCAGGGTCCCTGGGAGTCGTACCCGGACCGCGCAGCGGGGGCGCCCGTGGGGCATCACTCGCTCGCGGTGGACGAGCTGTTCACGCCGTATCTGCGCCCGCAGGAGAGCGGTGGGCGGCACGGGGTGCGGCGGTTCACGCTGTCGGCGCCGGATGCCACGGGGCTCGCGGTGGAGCTGGGGGTGCCGGGGCAGGTCTCCGTCAACCGCTACCGGGCGGAGGATCTGGCGGCTGCCGCGCACCATGACGAGCTGGTGCCGCGGCCGGGGTGTGTCGTGCATGTCGACGCGGCGCATCGGGGGCTGGGCACGGCGTCCTGCGGGCCGGACACGTCGGCGGG
- a CDS encoding carbohydrate ABC transporter permease, whose translation MAVTTQTEPAPTEPPRTEPAKGTRIRGNRRRGVALHVSLLFGVLLSAFPFYWAVIMSTHTSTEIFSYPPKLLPGSHFGDNLNKLFDSIDFFGSMFNSLLVAVSVTFLVLFFDSLAAFVFAKFSFPGRRVLFAMMMAIFMVPAQLAAIPQFVIMAKLGWIGSMTSLIVPAAANAFGIFWMRQYMKSAIHDELLDASKIDGASFLRQYWHVALPVVRPGLAFLGIFTFMGQWNDYAWPLIALTDPGNVTLQVALSQLNGVHGTTDYGMVMTGAVLALIPLLIVFAIGAKQIIADLGKGAIR comes from the coding sequence ATGGCTGTCACCACACAGACCGAGCCCGCCCCCACCGAGCCGCCCCGCACCGAGCCCGCCAAGGGCACGCGCATCCGGGGCAACCGGCGCAGAGGCGTCGCGCTGCACGTCTCCCTGCTGTTCGGGGTGCTGCTCTCCGCGTTCCCGTTCTACTGGGCCGTGATCATGTCGACGCACACGTCGACCGAGATCTTCTCCTATCCGCCGAAGCTGCTGCCCGGTTCGCACTTCGGCGACAACCTGAACAAGCTGTTCGACAGCATCGATTTCTTCGGGTCGATGTTCAACTCGCTGCTCGTCGCCGTCTCGGTGACGTTCCTCGTGCTGTTCTTCGACTCGCTGGCCGCGTTCGTCTTCGCGAAGTTCAGCTTTCCGGGCCGCCGCGTGCTGTTCGCGATGATGATGGCGATCTTCATGGTGCCGGCGCAGCTCGCCGCCATCCCGCAGTTCGTGATCATGGCGAAGCTGGGCTGGATCGGCTCGATGACCTCACTGATCGTGCCCGCCGCCGCGAACGCCTTCGGCATCTTCTGGATGCGGCAGTACATGAAGAGCGCGATCCACGACGAGCTGCTCGACGCCTCGAAGATCGACGGGGCGAGCTTCCTGCGCCAGTACTGGCACGTGGCGCTGCCCGTGGTCCGCCCCGGGCTCGCCTTCCTCGGCATCTTCACGTTCATGGGCCAGTGGAACGACTACGCCTGGCCGCTGATCGCCCTCACCGACCCGGGCAACGTGACCCTCCAGGTCGCCCTGTCCCAGCTCAACGGGGTCCACGGCACCACGGACTACGGGATGGTCATGACGGGCGCGGTGCTGGCCCTGATCCCCCTGCTGATCGTCTTCGCGATCGGCGCCAAGCAGATCATCGCCGACCTCGGCAAGGGAGCGATCCGCTGA
- a CDS encoding carbohydrate ABC transporter permease produces MATAPLVERPPAPVAEPPAYRPKKGVLSYWRLYAAISPFYLLFLAFGLIPVGFSLYLSFHRWDGLGSMEYAGLSQYRYLLTDTDFWSSIGNTLIIWALATFPMIFLAMITAVMLNSAVRFKNVYRFAYFLPNVTSVVAVAIIFGSVFSTNFGLVNALLQAVGLDQIAWLNTPWGIKVAIATLMTWQWTGYNAIIFLAGLQTIPGELYEAARMDGAGPVQTFFRITLPLMRPVLLFVLVISTVTGLQSFSEPQVLLQSTANESTFSGGPDHAGRTMVLYFFQQTFDNNDFGYGAAVAWGIFLVVVIFSIINWRLVQRRGED; encoded by the coding sequence ATGGCCACCGCACCCCTCGTCGAGAGGCCCCCGGCGCCCGTCGCCGAGCCGCCCGCGTATCGTCCCAAGAAGGGCGTCCTGAGCTACTGGCGGCTGTACGCCGCGATCTCCCCCTTCTATCTCCTCTTCCTCGCCTTCGGTCTGATCCCGGTCGGCTTCTCGCTCTATCTGTCGTTCCACCGCTGGGACGGCCTGGGCTCCATGGAGTACGCGGGGCTCTCGCAGTACCGCTATCTGCTGACCGACACCGATTTCTGGAGCTCGATCGGCAACACGCTGATCATCTGGGCGCTGGCCACCTTCCCCATGATCTTCCTCGCGATGATCACGGCCGTGATGCTCAACTCGGCGGTCCGCTTCAAGAACGTCTACCGCTTCGCGTACTTCCTGCCCAACGTCACCTCCGTGGTGGCCGTCGCGATCATCTTCGGCTCGGTGTTCTCCACCAACTTCGGCCTCGTGAACGCCCTTTTGCAGGCCGTCGGCCTCGACCAGATCGCCTGGCTGAACACCCCCTGGGGCATCAAGGTCGCCATCGCCACCCTGATGACCTGGCAGTGGACCGGCTACAACGCGATCATCTTCCTCGCCGGACTCCAGACGATCCCGGGCGAGCTGTACGAGGCGGCGCGGATGGACGGCGCGGGGCCCGTGCAGACCTTCTTCCGGATCACGCTCCCGCTGATGCGCCCGGTGCTGCTGTTCGTGCTCGTCATCTCGACCGTCACCGGACTGCAGAGCTTCTCCGAACCGCAGGTGCTGCTGCAGTCCACCGCCAACGAGTCCACGTTCTCCGGCGGCCCCGACCACGCCGGCCGGACGATGGTCCTCTACTTCTTCCAGCAGACCTTCGACAACAACGACTTCGGTTACGGCGCGGCCGTGGCCTGGGGCATCTTCCTCGTCGTCGTCATCTTCTCGATCATCAACTGGCGCCTGGTGCAGCGCCGGGGCGAAGACTAG
- a CDS encoding extracellular solute-binding protein, translated as MRLSRRGLLRAGLAGTAATALGGLASGCAVPNGSTGRNMVLWYWSGGLSDTVVKKAKARYDDAVDLDAIQIGGYYRSKLITTMTGQAHVPDIAGLKGEDMASYLPNADQFVDLRTLGAEKLKSQYLDWKWQQGVAPDGSLVGFPIDVGPVVQFYQPAVYEKAGLAHEPKDVSKEMGTWEQFFAAGEQLKKRVRGAFILTDITSVFEMSIGQGTERFVNRDKHFIGDQEHVRVCWDRAVEAKRRGLASSIVTGTPDSISATESGKLPSQLNASWNAGDLKLQYPKTKGRWRVANCPGGPSNVGGSFLAITKACREPEKAFEIITWLLGPDNQAQGFIDAGLFPSTPASYEMRKLRESDPFFGDQITMDVYGPAAEKIPVAFNSPYDVALGQPIRDEIKNVGVLGKNPENAWKDAMSKCRRIADHLGVST; from the coding sequence GTGCGGCTCTCACGAAGGGGCCTGCTCCGCGCGGGACTGGCCGGTACGGCCGCGACCGCGCTCGGCGGCCTGGCGTCCGGCTGCGCCGTACCGAACGGCTCGACGGGCCGGAACATGGTGCTGTGGTACTGGAGCGGCGGTCTGAGCGACACCGTCGTCAAGAAGGCCAAGGCGCGTTACGACGACGCGGTCGACCTGGACGCGATCCAGATCGGCGGCTACTACCGCTCCAAGCTCATCACCACGATGACCGGCCAGGCCCATGTCCCCGACATCGCGGGGCTCAAGGGCGAGGACATGGCGTCGTACCTGCCGAACGCCGACCAGTTCGTGGACCTGCGCACACTCGGCGCGGAGAAGCTCAAAAGCCAGTACCTGGACTGGAAGTGGCAGCAGGGAGTGGCCCCCGACGGCAGCCTCGTCGGCTTCCCCATCGACGTGGGCCCGGTCGTGCAGTTCTACCAGCCGGCCGTCTACGAGAAGGCCGGGCTGGCGCACGAACCGAAGGACGTCTCCAAGGAGATGGGCACCTGGGAGCAGTTCTTCGCGGCCGGTGAGCAGCTCAAGAAGCGGGTGCGCGGGGCGTTCATCCTCACCGACATCACCAGTGTCTTCGAGATGTCGATCGGACAGGGCACCGAGCGGTTCGTGAACCGGGACAAGCACTTCATCGGTGACCAGGAGCATGTGCGGGTCTGCTGGGACCGGGCCGTGGAGGCCAAACGGCGCGGGCTCGCGTCGAGCATCGTCACGGGCACGCCCGACTCGATCTCGGCCACCGAGAGCGGCAAGCTGCCCAGCCAGCTCAACGCCTCGTGGAACGCGGGCGACCTCAAGCTCCAGTACCCGAAGACCAAGGGCAGATGGCGGGTCGCGAACTGCCCCGGCGGCCCCTCGAACGTCGGCGGCTCGTTCCTGGCGATCACCAAGGCGTGCCGTGAACCCGAGAAGGCCTTCGAGATCATCACCTGGCTGCTCGGCCCGGACAACCAGGCCCAGGGCTTCATCGACGCCGGGCTCTTCCCCTCCACGCCCGCCTCGTACGAGATGCGGAAGCTGCGCGAGAGCGACCCGTTCTTCGGCGACCAGATCACGATGGACGTCTACGGTCCCGCCGCGGAGAAGATCCCGGTCGCCTTCAACAGCCCGTACGACGTGGCGCTCGGGCAGCCGATCAGGGACGAGATCAAGAACGTCGGGGTCCTCGGCAAGAACCCCGAGAACGCCTGGAAGGACGCCATGAGCAAGTGCCGGCGCATCGCCGACCACCTGGGGGTGAGTACCTGA
- a CDS encoding carbohydrate kinase family protein: MGETRPDARPDVLLTGLLFYDLVLTGLGKPPTPGEEIWTDGMGTSPGGIANLAVAAARYGLSTSLATVFGDDGYGAYCREVLAGQEHIDLSLSRTADGWHTPVTVSIAYGHDRALVTHGQEPPYSQDALMGDPPAARTALVHIEAEPREWLAKAAANGTKIYADVGWDPTQRWSQDLLDQLALCHAFVPNDTEAMAYTRTGTAADALSKLSELVPVAVVTRGPGGAIAVDQSTGEHADVPALATDVLDATGAGDVFGASFVAASLQGWPLEERLRFAVLAAGLSVQRHGGALAAPGWYGIHQWWSSLKDPELRRAYGFLTDRMPADPGPPVPHAPVTPPAPTALPTPPDASAATHPF; the protein is encoded by the coding sequence GTGGGTGAGACACGGCCCGACGCGCGGCCCGATGTGCTGCTGACCGGGCTGCTCTTCTACGACCTCGTCCTGACCGGTCTGGGCAAGCCGCCGACCCCCGGCGAGGAGATCTGGACCGACGGGATGGGCACGAGCCCGGGCGGCATCGCCAACCTGGCTGTGGCCGCGGCCCGTTACGGCCTCAGCACCTCCCTGGCGACCGTGTTCGGCGACGACGGCTACGGCGCGTACTGCCGTGAGGTCCTCGCCGGCCAGGAGCACATCGACCTCTCGCTCTCCCGTACGGCGGACGGCTGGCACACCCCGGTCACCGTCTCGATCGCCTACGGCCACGACCGGGCCCTGGTCACCCACGGCCAGGAGCCCCCGTACTCGCAGGACGCGCTGATGGGTGACCCGCCCGCCGCGCGCACGGCCCTCGTGCACATCGAGGCCGAACCCCGCGAGTGGCTCGCCAAGGCCGCCGCGAACGGCACGAAGATCTACGCGGACGTCGGCTGGGACCCCACCCAGCGGTGGTCCCAGGACCTCCTCGACCAGCTCGCCCTGTGCCACGCCTTCGTCCCGAACGACACCGAGGCGATGGCGTACACCCGTACCGGCACCGCGGCCGACGCGCTCTCCAAGCTGTCCGAGCTGGTGCCGGTGGCCGTGGTCACCCGCGGCCCAGGCGGCGCGATCGCCGTCGACCAGAGCACGGGCGAGCACGCCGACGTGCCCGCCCTCGCCACCGACGTGCTGGACGCGACGGGCGCCGGAGACGTCTTCGGCGCGAGTTTCGTCGCTGCCTCGCTCCAGGGCTGGCCCCTGGAGGAGCGGCTGCGCTTCGCGGTGCTGGCCGCCGGACTCTCCGTACAACGGCACGGCGGGGCGCTGGCCGCGCCCGGCTGGTACGGGATCCACCAGTGGTGGAGCTCGCTGAAGGACCCCGAACTGCGGCGCGCGTACGGCTTCCTGACGGACCGTATGCCCGCCGATCCCGGCCCTCCGGTCCCCCACGCCCCGGTGACTCCACCCGCCCCCACGGCACTGCCGACCCCACCCGACGCATCCGCCGCGACGCATCCCTTCTGA
- a CDS encoding DeoR/GlpR family DNA-binding transcription regulator codes for MLAERRHQLILRALRSGGPAAVTDLSEQLGVSPATVRRDLLKLEEEGLLTRVHGGAVAEEGDQPFAEVAEVRVAEKDAIAERAAALVEDGQSVLLDIGTTAYRLARQLHGRRITVITSNLVVYEELVDDEAIELVLLGGMVRREYRSLVGFLTEDNLRQLHADWLFLGTSGVRPGGQVMDTTVVEVPVKRAMIAAADRVVLLADRAKFPGTGMAKVCGPEDLDVVVTNAPADAGTRAALEEAGVRVVLT; via the coding sequence GTGCTGGCAGAGCGACGACATCAACTCATCCTGCGGGCCCTGCGCTCCGGTGGCCCCGCGGCCGTGACCGACCTCTCGGAGCAGCTCGGCGTGAGCCCCGCCACCGTCCGGCGCGACCTGCTCAAGCTGGAGGAGGAGGGCCTGCTCACCCGGGTGCACGGCGGGGCGGTCGCCGAGGAGGGCGACCAGCCCTTCGCCGAGGTCGCCGAGGTGCGCGTGGCCGAGAAGGACGCCATCGCGGAGCGCGCGGCGGCCCTCGTCGAGGACGGCCAGTCCGTGCTGCTCGACATCGGCACCACCGCCTACCGGCTGGCCCGGCAGCTGCACGGCCGCCGGATCACCGTGATCACCAGCAACCTCGTGGTCTACGAGGAGCTGGTGGACGACGAGGCCATCGAGCTGGTCCTGCTCGGCGGCATGGTCCGCCGCGAATACCGCTCACTGGTCGGCTTCCTCACCGAGGACAATCTGCGTCAGCTGCACGCGGACTGGCTGTTCCTGGGAACGAGCGGGGTACGGCCGGGAGGGCAGGTGATGGACACGACCGTCGTCGAGGTACCGGTGAAGCGCGCCATGATCGCGGCGGCCGACCGGGTCGTCCTGCTCGCCGACCGCGCCAAGTTCCCCGGGACGGGGATGGCCAAGGTCTGCGGGCCCGAGGACCTGGACGTCGTGGTGACCAACGCGCCGGCGGACGCCGGGACGCGGGCCGCCCTGGAGGAGGCGGGCGTACGCGTGGTGCTCACGTGA
- a CDS encoding 6-phospho-beta-glucosidase has product MKLTILGGGGFRVPLVYGALLGDRGEGRVTDVVLHDLDQGRLSAVARVLAEQAAGHPDAPAVTATTDLDEALRGADFIFSAIRVGGLEGRAADERVALDQGVLGQETVGAGGIAYGLRTVPVAVDIARRVARLAPDAWLINFTNPAGLVTEAMSRHLGDRVIGICDSPVGLGRRIARVLGANPREAWIDYVGLNHLGWVRGLHVAGRDELPRLLADTDLLGSFEEGKLFGTDWLQSLGAVPNEYLHYYYFNREAVRAYSQAEKTRGAFLRDQQASFYEEMSRPDSAALTAWDRTRAEREATYMSENRETAGAGERDADDLSGGYEKVALALMRAIARDERTTLILNVRNQGTLSALDADAVIEVPCLVDANGAHPVAVAPLPGHATGLVCAVKAVEREVLAAAGSGSRATAVKAFALHPLVDSVNVARNLVDGYTAVHPGLAYLK; this is encoded by the coding sequence GTGAAGCTGACGATTCTGGGCGGCGGCGGATTCCGCGTGCCGCTCGTGTACGGGGCGCTCCTCGGGGACCGCGGCGAGGGCCGCGTCACCGACGTCGTCCTGCACGACCTGGACCAGGGGCGGCTCTCCGCCGTCGCCCGGGTCCTCGCCGAGCAGGCGGCGGGCCACCCGGACGCACCGGCCGTGACCGCCACCACGGATCTCGACGAGGCACTGCGCGGCGCCGACTTCATCTTCTCCGCGATCCGCGTCGGCGGCCTCGAAGGCCGCGCCGCCGACGAGCGGGTCGCCCTGGACCAGGGCGTCCTCGGCCAGGAGACCGTCGGCGCCGGAGGCATCGCCTACGGCCTGCGCACGGTGCCCGTCGCCGTCGACATCGCCCGGCGCGTCGCCCGCCTCGCGCCCGACGCCTGGCTCATCAACTTCACCAACCCGGCGGGCCTGGTCACCGAGGCCATGTCCCGCCACCTCGGCGACCGCGTCATCGGCATCTGCGACTCCCCGGTCGGCCTCGGCCGCCGTATCGCCCGCGTCCTGGGCGCGAACCCCCGCGAGGCCTGGATCGACTACGTCGGCCTCAACCACCTCGGCTGGGTGCGCGGACTCCACGTCGCCGGACGCGACGAACTCCCGCGGCTGCTCGCCGACACCGACCTGCTCGGCTCCTTCGAGGAGGGCAAGCTCTTCGGCACGGACTGGCTCCAGTCGCTCGGCGCCGTCCCGAACGAGTATCTGCACTACTACTACTTCAACCGCGAGGCCGTCCGCGCCTACAGCCAGGCCGAGAAGACCCGCGGCGCGTTCCTCCGCGACCAGCAGGCCTCCTTCTACGAGGAGATGAGCCGCCCGGACAGCGCGGCGCTCACCGCCTGGGACCGTACGCGGGCCGAGCGCGAGGCCACGTACATGTCCGAGAACCGGGAGACGGCCGGCGCGGGCGAGCGCGACGCCGACGACCTCTCCGGCGGCTACGAGAAGGTGGCCCTCGCCCTGATGCGGGCCATCGCCCGCGACGAGCGGACCACGCTCATCCTCAACGTCCGCAATCAGGGCACCCTCTCCGCCCTCGACGCGGACGCCGTCATCGAGGTGCCCTGCCTCGTCGACGCCAACGGCGCGCACCCCGTCGCGGTCGCCCCGCTGCCCGGCCACGCCACCGGTCTGGTGTGCGCGGTGAAGGCCGTCGAGCGGGAGGTGCTGGCCGCCGCCGGGTCGGGTTCGCGCGCCACGGCCGTCAAGGCCTTCGCCCTGCATCCGCTCGTCGACTCGGTGAATGTGGCGCGCAACCTGGTGGACGGGTACACCGCGGTCCATCCTGGTCTGGCCTACCTCAAGTAA